In Gemmatimonas sp., a single genomic region encodes these proteins:
- a CDS encoding UDP-N-acetylmuramoyl-L-alanyl-D-glutamate--2,6-diaminopimelate ligase gives MTATARVVDVGVLLDALRDAGLLVSSANDLPPVVTDVIDDSRRVTSGSAFLAVKGAAQDGHAWLPAAKASGAALALVEDADAAAAAGLPAIVVRDGRRAAAVTAAAFHGWPARELTLVGVTGTNGKTTTVGLLRHLLDSPERPAASIGTLGVLLGSDGVTLPGGSGLTTPGPVELQRLLRELADRGVRTVTMEVSSHSLDQRRVDGLSFAAAVFTNLTRDHLDYHGTMEEYRAAKLRLVGLLARDGVALFNADDPSWRGVTNAPTSWTFGTESGADISARDVTFTSDGSRFLLVSPHGAQSVSLPLIGDFNIANALGAAAVALALGMPIADVAQRLSVAPQVPGRLERLQTAPTVLRDYAHTPDALDRALRAVRPFTRQSDGSASRLIVLFGCGGDRDRGKRPEMGCLAEDLADVAIVTSDNPRTEDPERILDDIEAGMTRRDHVRIVDRRDAIAHALRLATTHDVVVLAGKGHETYQIRGTTSYPFDEREIVAELMAELTTTKPAILPNRPPHSA, from the coding sequence GTGACGGCAACCGCTCGCGTCGTGGACGTTGGCGTCTTGCTCGACGCGCTGCGCGATGCCGGCTTGCTGGTGTCGTCGGCCAATGATTTGCCCCCGGTCGTCACCGATGTGATCGACGACAGTCGGCGCGTGACGTCGGGGTCGGCGTTTCTGGCGGTGAAGGGGGCCGCGCAGGACGGGCATGCCTGGCTGCCAGCAGCGAAGGCCAGCGGTGCGGCGCTCGCCCTCGTGGAAGACGCCGACGCCGCGGCAGCGGCCGGGCTTCCGGCCATCGTAGTGCGCGACGGGCGACGCGCCGCAGCCGTGACGGCCGCCGCGTTCCACGGCTGGCCGGCACGCGAGCTCACGCTGGTGGGTGTGACCGGCACCAATGGCAAGACGACCACGGTCGGCTTGCTGCGGCACTTGCTGGATTCACCCGAGCGTCCGGCTGCGTCGATCGGCACCCTCGGCGTGCTGCTCGGCAGCGACGGCGTGACCTTGCCCGGCGGCAGCGGTCTCACCACGCCGGGCCCCGTCGAGCTGCAGCGACTGTTGCGCGAACTGGCGGATCGCGGCGTGCGCACGGTCACCATGGAAGTCTCATCGCACTCGCTCGACCAGCGACGGGTGGATGGGCTGTCGTTCGCGGCGGCCGTGTTCACCAATCTCACGCGCGATCATCTCGACTATCACGGCACGATGGAGGAGTATCGTGCCGCCAAGCTGCGCCTCGTCGGGCTGCTGGCGCGCGATGGCGTCGCGTTGTTCAACGCTGATGATCCATCGTGGCGCGGTGTCACCAATGCACCCACATCGTGGACCTTCGGCACCGAATCCGGCGCCGACATCTCGGCACGCGATGTCACGTTCACCAGCGACGGCAGCCGCTTCCTGCTCGTGTCACCGCACGGTGCGCAGTCGGTGTCATTGCCGCTTATCGGCGACTTCAACATCGCGAACGCGCTCGGCGCGGCGGCAGTGGCGCTGGCATTGGGCATGCCGATTGCCGACGTGGCGCAACGCTTGTCGGTCGCGCCGCAGGTACCGGGACGACTCGAGCGCTTGCAGACCGCGCCCACCGTGCTGCGTGACTACGCGCACACACCCGACGCGCTCGATCGCGCGCTGCGTGCCGTACGTCCATTCACCCGGCAGAGCGACGGGTCGGCCAGCCGATTGATCGTCCTGTTCGGCTGTGGTGGTGACCGTGACCGCGGCAAGCGCCCGGAGATGGGATGTCTTGCCGAAGACCTTGCCGATGTCGCCATCGTGACCAGCGATAATCCGCGTACCGAAGATCCTGAGCGCATTCTCGACGACATCGAGGCCGGTATGACGCGACGCGATCATGTGCGGATCGTCGATCGCCGCGACGCCATCGCCCACGCCCTGCGCCTCGCGACGACACACGATGTGGTGGTGCTGGCCGGCAAGGGACATGAGACGTATCAGATTCGCGGCACCACGTCGTATCCGTTCGATGAACGGGAGATCGTGGCCGAACTCATGGCCGAACTTACGACCACGAAGCCGGCTATCCTTCCCAACCGTCCGCCCCATTCTGCGTGA
- a CDS encoding penicillin-binding transpeptidase domain-containing protein, with protein MMFGSIRPEASNEPRFVADDPSAPATVSRARSMIVHAGLVLFAVSILARAVQLQIVEHETWLRVADRQHVDQQTVKPLRGAITDATGTVLVESREQVKLSIAPREIRDVRRKNAKRGDPLVRTRAVLRSGLRALSVPEAQIRKALDTNQKWVSLPKLYLPSDIERFAGLPGVHVERVRRRINSASDNLRGVLGAVDAEDVPVGGIELELDLLLRGQEGSRALVKDPKAGYVESPELSSVDALPGHSVTLTVNQALQEIAENELKMALVRTGGTGGDVVILDPRDGAILALAGVRDGKPASTSTPMALAYEPGSVMKPFLVSRLLDMGKATPNEIINTENGSAMLPGRKRPLTDEHKAAQMPVRDVIRFSSNIGTAKLALRLTPREEFEAMRDFGFGSLTGVPYPAESKGSLPLPARWSGSTQTAVSIGYEVLATPLQIALAYAAIANGGDLLQPALVKDVRDAQGATVYRHERRVVRRVLTAETAKEMRGMLASVVDSGTGTSAELATYDVAGKSGTARRSENGRYLEGKYNATFAGMFPAQAPQYVLVARIIDPKGTYYGGIVSGSLVNGILQAALATRNSALDRNALAEVAKAMPVPVAKPKSEKALALAARDSARRDSLLAPAPPKAEPAPAAARVVVALPFKAQKMAPSNDREVRAVPSVFGLDVRQATRTLYAAGFQVSIARGSDVRTRPAAGTMLRVGSTVQLEMPRMESAK; from the coding sequence ATGATGTTCGGATCTATTCGTCCCGAGGCGTCCAACGAGCCGCGGTTCGTAGCCGACGATCCGAGCGCACCGGCGACGGTGAGTCGTGCGCGCTCGATGATCGTGCATGCCGGCCTCGTGCTGTTCGCGGTGTCGATCCTCGCCCGTGCCGTGCAGCTGCAGATCGTGGAACACGAGACCTGGCTGCGCGTAGCCGATCGCCAACACGTCGATCAGCAAACGGTGAAGCCCCTGCGTGGCGCGATCACCGATGCCACCGGCACGGTGCTGGTGGAATCGCGGGAGCAGGTGAAACTGAGCATCGCGCCGCGTGAGATCCGCGATGTGCGCCGCAAGAACGCCAAGCGGGGTGACCCGTTGGTGAGAACGCGGGCCGTGCTGCGCAGTGGGCTGCGCGCCTTGTCGGTCCCCGAAGCCCAGATTCGGAAAGCGCTCGATACGAATCAGAAATGGGTGTCGCTGCCCAAGCTGTATCTGCCGTCCGATATCGAGCGGTTCGCCGGGTTGCCCGGCGTTCACGTGGAGCGCGTCCGCCGTCGGATCAATTCGGCCAGCGACAACCTGCGCGGTGTGCTCGGCGCGGTCGATGCCGAGGATGTACCGGTGGGCGGTATCGAGCTCGAACTCGATCTGCTGCTGCGCGGGCAGGAGGGAAGCCGCGCGCTCGTGAAGGACCCCAAGGCCGGCTATGTGGAGTCACCGGAGCTGTCGAGTGTCGACGCGCTGCCCGGACATTCGGTGACGCTCACGGTGAATCAGGCGTTGCAGGAGATCGCCGAAAACGAACTAAAAATGGCGCTGGTGCGCACCGGCGGTACGGGTGGCGACGTCGTGATCCTCGACCCTCGGGACGGTGCCATCCTCGCGTTGGCGGGCGTGCGCGACGGCAAGCCAGCGAGCACCAGCACGCCGATGGCGCTGGCGTACGAACCGGGGTCGGTCATGAAGCCGTTTCTCGTGTCGCGTTTGTTGGACATGGGAAAGGCGACGCCAAACGAGATCATCAACACCGAGAATGGCAGTGCGATGCTGCCCGGCCGGAAGCGGCCGCTCACGGACGAACACAAGGCCGCGCAGATGCCGGTGCGCGACGTGATTCGCTTCTCGAGCAACATCGGCACCGCGAAGCTCGCGCTTCGTCTCACGCCGCGCGAAGAGTTCGAGGCTATGCGCGACTTCGGCTTCGGTTCGCTCACCGGTGTGCCGTATCCCGCCGAGTCAAAGGGATCGTTGCCGCTGCCCGCACGCTGGAGTGGCAGCACGCAGACCGCCGTGTCGATTGGATATGAAGTGTTGGCCACACCGCTGCAGATCGCGCTGGCCTATGCCGCGATCGCCAACGGCGGAGACCTGCTGCAGCCGGCGTTGGTGAAGGACGTGCGCGACGCGCAGGGCGCGACGGTGTATCGGCACGAGCGGCGCGTGGTACGGCGCGTGCTCACGGCCGAAACCGCGAAGGAGATGCGCGGCATGTTGGCCTCGGTCGTCGACAGCGGTACCGGCACCTCCGCCGAACTGGCTACGTACGATGTGGCCGGCAAATCCGGCACGGCGCGGCGCAGTGAGAACGGTCGCTATCTCGAAGGGAAGTACAATGCGACGTTCGCCGGCATGTTTCCGGCGCAGGCACCGCAGTATGTGCTCGTCGCGCGTATCATCGACCCCAAGGGGACGTACTACGGCGGTATCGTCTCGGGAAGTCTCGTGAACGGCATTCTGCAGGCCGCCCTCGCCACGCGCAACTCGGCGCTCGATCGCAACGCGTTGGCGGAGGTCGCCAAGGCCATGCCGGTGCCCGTCGCCAAGCCCAAGTCGGAGAAGGCGCTGGCCCTCGCCGCGCGTGACTCAGCACGTCGCGACTCGCTGCTGGCACCGGCTCCGCCGAAAGCCGAGCCGGCGCCGGCAGCGGCACGCGTGGTCGTTGCGTTGCCATTCAAGGCACAGAAGATGGCCCCGAGCAACGACCGCGAGGTTCGGGCGGTACCGTCCGTGTTCGGACTCGACGTGCGTCAAGCGACGCGCACGTTGTACGCTGCCGGGTTTCAGGTGAGTATCGCGCGCGGCTCCGACGTGCGCACCCGTCCTGCCGCGGGTACCATGCTTCGCGTGGGTAGCACCGTGCAACTGGAGATGCCGCGTATGGAGTCGGCCAAGTGA
- the rsmH gene encoding 16S rRNA (cytosine(1402)-N(4))-methyltransferase RsmH, with product MSPVRTLPSGRVGAYHVPVLLAEIEALLAGASTVLDCTLGGGGHTAALLERGMRVTGVDRDPRALAAARERLADFERAGQFRALLTNYAALDTGGLSPDEHFDGILLDLGVSSHQFDDLARGFTFREGAPLDMRMGTDAETDAGELLNTIDEVDLSALLRNYADEPRAARMAREIVRRRERRPFATADDLVDAIRAVLGPRSGAPDFARIFQAIRIAVNDELSGLEHALPLLRDRLTPGGVLAIISYHSGEDRLVKNAFRDWSTACICPPRQMLCTCRGVPLGETLTRRPVNATDEEVEGNPRARSARLRAWKLAI from the coding sequence GTGAGCCCGGTCCGTACACTCCCATCCGGGCGCGTTGGCGCCTACCACGTCCCGGTGCTGCTGGCCGAGATCGAAGCGCTGCTTGCCGGCGCCTCGACCGTCCTCGATTGCACGTTGGGCGGTGGTGGGCACACCGCAGCCCTTCTCGAACGCGGTATGCGTGTCACTGGCGTCGATCGCGATCCGCGGGCGCTCGCGGCCGCGCGCGAACGATTGGCCGATTTTGAACGGGCCGGTCAGTTCCGGGCCCTGCTGACCAACTACGCCGCGCTTGACACCGGCGGGCTCTCCCCGGACGAGCACTTCGACGGTATCCTGCTCGACCTCGGCGTCTCGTCGCATCAGTTCGATGACCTCGCTCGCGGCTTTACCTTCCGCGAAGGCGCGCCCCTCGACATGCGCATGGGTACCGACGCCGAAACGGACGCCGGTGAGCTGCTGAACACCATCGACGAAGTCGATCTGTCGGCCCTGCTGCGCAACTATGCAGACGAACCGCGCGCGGCCCGTATGGCGCGCGAGATCGTTCGGCGCCGTGAGCGTCGACCGTTTGCGACGGCCGATGATCTGGTGGACGCTATTCGCGCGGTGCTCGGTCCGCGCAGTGGCGCGCCCGACTTCGCGCGTATTTTCCAGGCGATCCGCATTGCCGTGAACGACGAACTGTCGGGGCTCGAGCATGCGCTGCCGTTGCTGCGTGACCGGCTCACTCCCGGGGGGGTGCTCGCGATCATCAGCTACCACTCTGGCGAAGACCGCCTCGTCAAGAATGCGTTTCGCGACTGGAGCACAGCCTGCATCTGCCCGCCGCGGCAAATGCTCTGCACCTGCCGTGGTGTGCCGCTCGGTGAGACGCTCACGCGTCGCCCGGTCAACGCCACCGACGAAGAAGTGGAAGGAAATCCGCGCGCCCGCAGCGCGCGCTTGCGCGCCTGGAAGCTCGCCATCTGA